The Fructilactobacillus myrtifloralis genome segment CCTGTTTATCTTGATAAGTATTAATCTTTCGCATCTGCCGCTCCTACCTAAATCATTGCTAACACGCCGGTTATAGCCGTAAATAAACCAACGGCCCAAAATACGAGGTCGATTTTCCATTCACTCCAGCCCATCATCTCGAAACTGTGGTGAATCGGAGTCATTTTAAAGATTCGTTTTCCGGTCAGCCGGAACGAACCTACTTGTAAAATGACACTCAAGGTTTCCAACACAAACACGAGTCCAACCCACAACAGTGATAATTCGTGGTGAAGCAAAATGGAAACGGCTGCGAGGGCCGCTCCCAATGCTAAGGAGCCCATGTCACCCATAAAGATTTGCGCGGGCTTGTGGTTAAAAATTAAGAAGGCTAACACTGCACCTACGACAGCCCAGCAAAACAGTTCGACTTCGTACTGTCCCTGAACTTGGGCAACAATTCCGTACGCGGCAAATGCAATCGCACTTAACCCACTGACCAAGCCATCTAAGCCATCGGTCAGGTTAACTGCGTTGGAAAACCCGGTTAACCAGATTACC includes the following:
- the mraY gene encoding phospho-N-acetylmuramoyl-pentapeptide-transferase translates to MEITDGLIPLVMGFCLTLGFTPVLIKYFRANKEGQMIREEGPSWHEKKSGTPTMGGLGFVTAIILTGVVIGIFTHQLTSILLILLFVLLFFGLIGMWDDSIKLFRRQNEGFKAWQKFALQVFGSLVFAAGYYVAGFPMSLRFMGAGEISLGLLYVVFVVIWLTGFSNAVNLTDGLDGLVSGLSAIAFAAYGIVAQVQGQYEVELFCWAVVGAVLAFLIFNHKPAQIFMGDMGSLALGAALAAVSILLHHELSLLWVGLVFVLETLSVILQVGSFRLTGKRIFKMTPIHHSFEMMGWSEWKIDLVFWAVGLFTAITGVLAMI